The Trichosurus vulpecula isolate mTriVul1 chromosome 3, mTriVul1.pri, whole genome shotgun sequence genome includes a window with the following:
- the FAM110C gene encoding protein FAM110C, with protein sequence MPTELAPSLGMYALSNLDSSPTTRLLHKGPEYLRRKIEGGERAKKSAVERLAADKAKYVKSQQVIGTKQEPARLSSASESSSETCSVESRKSSKDSTGRKEAESGDTWCPPPQRAFSVARRGISRRQLRPDSLVIYRQKCEFVKGQGTENTRGGLVRKILQGSSKEKMLASLDMPKVKEEARVESEEAQLESKEAKPETKETRLDGNETRSESKETRMENKETRLENEEARIENKEAREDHKDIAPSNPLTTTPLVAPSSEEKMPMKAPVMTAELKDVKRRSLHRSKSDISSRYSKSFSEFDTFFKYCGLDPEVVEDLGRENFSAGWDHRSFKIRSVSIATSEGGFSHHSGDEGLQEEELTEQVPSTTSVIERNARIIKWLYTCKKAKETEGKGAQDLAGKVLLPKATETR encoded by the coding sequence ATGCCAACTGAGCTTGCTCCTAGCCTGGGAATGTATGCCCTCTCCAACCTGGATTCCTCCCCAACGACCCGGCTACTCCACAAGGGTCCGGAGTACCTGCGCAGGAAGATCGAAGGGGGCGAGCGAGCCAAGAAGAGTGCTGTGGAGAGACTAGCAGCTGATAAGGCCAAATATGTCAAAAGCCAGCAGGTAATTGGCACCAAGCAGGAGCCTGCTAGGCTGAGCTCAGCTTCAGAGAGCAGTAGTGAAACCTGTTCTGTGGAAAGCAGAAAAAGCAGCAAAGACTCTACAgggaggaaagaggcagagagtgGGGACACCTGGTGCCCCCCTCCCCAGAGAGCATTTTCTGTGGCCCGGAGGGGCATTAGCAGGAGGCAACTGAGGCCAGATTCCCTGGTCATCTATCGTCAGAAGTGTGAGTTCGTCAAAGGCCAAGGCACTGAGAACACAAGAGGGGGCTTGGTGAGGAAGATCCTCCAGGGTTCCAGCAAAGAAAAGATGTTAGCATCTCTTGACATGCCGAAAGTGAAGGAGGAAGCCAGAGTAGAAAGTGAGGAGGCCCAACTAGAGAGCAAAGAAGCCAAACCAGAGACTAAGGAGACCAGACTGGATGGGAACGAGACCAGATCAGAAAGTAAAGAAACCAGAATGGAGAATAAGGAGACAAGATTGGAGAATGAGGAGGCCAGAATAGAGAACAAGGAGGCCAGGGAGGACCATAAGGACATTGCTCCTTCCAATCCCCTAACAACCACCCCCCTTGTCGCCCCTTCCAGTGAGGAAAAGATGCCTATGAAAGCACCTGTGATGACAGCTGAGCTCAAGGATGTGAAGAGAAGGAGCCTGCACCGCTCCAAGTCTGACATAAGCTCTCGCTACTCCAAATCCTTCTCTGAGTTTGACACCTTCTTTAAATATTGCGGCCTGGACCCTGAGGTGGTGGAAGATCTTGGGAGGGAAAATTTCTCTGCAGGCTGGGACCACAGATCCTTCAAGATCCGCAGTGTGAGCATAGCCACCTCCGAGGGTGGCTTCTCCCATCACAGTGGGGATGAGGGGCTGCAGGAAGAGGAGCTAACGGAGCAGGTCCCTAGCACCACATCAGTGATTGAACGCAATGCTCGGATTATCAAATGGCTGTATACATGTAAAAAGGCCAAAGAGACAGAGGGCAAGGGGGCCCAAGACTTAGCTGGAAAGGTGCTGCTTCCCAAGGCCACGGAAACACGGTAA